The nucleotide sequence TTCCGCCAAGCGTCCGATGTAGGCTTGGCCGATCGCTTGGACATTGCCGGGCAACCGGTTTCGCGGCGGCGCAAAGAAACGTGTCAGCGCGGGGTTCGGGTCGGGGCAACCGACCAATTGCAATTCCAATAGATGATGTGCCGGAACCATCCGTGTGTACGCCGCGCGGAATTGATCTCCCAAACCTTCACGCATCAGTTGTTGACGGATTTCGTCAATCCGCTCGGCAATAATCAACGCCGGTCCCTCGGCCCGCTTGGCCAAAAAATACCGCATGGGGCGTCCGATCGACCGGGCCATGCGGATGGTCTTTCCCGACTTTGCACAGATCGCAAATTGACCTTGAATCTGTGCCACTCGAGATGCGTCGCCGCTGGCAACCGCTTCGACGGCTTGGTCAAAGGTTCCCGACAGCAAAATGTTTCCGGCAGGATCCATCAGGTCGACAATGCGGTCGATCAAGGCGGTCGGCTGGTCTTGAAAAGTTCGTGACGGATTCATCGAGTCTTTGCCAAATGGGGTGGTTCGAGACGAACTCGCAACATTTCAGTCAGGGGATGATGGCCCGGGCCACAGAGGCGAAGATCGGGCCGCAAAAGCGTCCCGTCAATATACGGCTGACCGGCGGTGGCGGTCGCTATCCGGCGACAATCGCGGCACTGATCAGGGCATTCCGACCGTGTTCAACGGCCAGACGGGATCGTCATCGATTCGGGTCAATCGCAACGATTTTGCGGGCAGACCACATTCGGCGTGAAGGCTTAACCAACATGACGGTTGATCCGGACAGGCAGTCTAGGCGCTGCAATCGAACCCGATTTCGGACACAATGGGCGGCCTAGTAAGAATGGACGCGTGCCGACGCTGCCGACACGACGATTTTTTCGACGTGCGGGTCGCTCGCCTGTGCCGAAACCTTCCTTCGGCAACTGACACGGAAGCGGCTCGATTTTGGCAAACCGATTTCACTCCCGAATTATCAGCGACTTCGCCCGTGGACCTGTCCTTCTATGGTGATGATCAGTTACCTCCCCAGGATAACTTTCCGGGAATCCTGAGCCACTGGGCGATGCTGCGTGGCGACCAGCCGGCGTATTACTTTACCGACGCCGAGACCCTGGAAGAAAAGCTGACCTATCGCGAACTGTGGGACGAAGTCCGCGGGTTGGCGGGGTATCTGCAAAGCCGGTGTGGCATTCGGCCGGGCGACCGAGTCCTGTTGATCTATCCGCCGGGCCTGGATTTCGTGATCGGTTTTTACGCCTGTCACGCCGCCGGTGCGATCGCCGTGCCCGCGTTTCCCCCCCGTCGCAACCGCAAGGCGTCGCGGATCCGATCGATCGTGGTCGACGCCGACGCACGGTGGGCGTTGTCGACGCAATCGGTCGTCGAACAGTTGACCGGCGACCAATTTCATGAGGATCTGCTTGGCGTCCAAATGCTGGGCACCGATGATCCGTCGACACGAAAGCCGGACCGCTGGCGCCGGCCCAAGCTGGACGGCGATTCGTTGGCGGTGCTGCAGTACACGTCGGGTTCGACCGGTTCGCCCAAAGGCGTGATGCTGACCCAGCGGAATTTGGTCACCAACACGAAGTTCATCAAGCAGGCCTTTGAACCGCCCGCGGACACGGTGGCGATGACCTGGCTGCCGACGTACCACGACATGGGTTTGGTCGGTGGGGTTTTGATGCCGATGTTTGTCGGCGTCCCGAATGTTTTGATGAGCCCGATGACGTTCTTGCAACGTCCGTCGCGTTGGTTCCAAAGCATTTCAAAGTACGGCGTGACCGTCAGCGGCGGCCCCAACTTTGCCTATCAGTTGTGTGTCGACAAAATCGACGACAGCGAACTGGAAGGCGTCGATTTGTCGACCTTCAAGATTGCGTTCAACGGCGCCGAACCGATCCGGGCTTCCACGCTGGACGCGTTCACACGGCGTTTTGAAAAGTACGGGTTTGACCATCGTTCACACCTGCCTTGTTACGGGATGGCTGAAACCACGTTGCTGGTGACCGGTGGTCCGTCCAACCCCCGTCCTGTGACGAGCTGGTTTGACGGCGGTGCGTTGGATGAAAAAGCCGTCCGTCCGGCCAGCGAAGATCAGCAAGGCGCCCGACAATTGGTCGCCTGTGGCCGCGTCTTGGAAGACGAATCAGTGCTGGTCGTCGATCCGGAAACCTGCGAAGTCAATGCGTCCGATGCGATCGGCGAAATCTGGGTGCAAAGCGACTGTGTGGGACAGGGATACTGGCGTCGTACGGAGGATTCCGAACGGACCTTCAACGCGTTCACCGCTGACGGCGACGGCCCATATTTGCGAACCGGCGACTTGGGCTTTTTGTACGAAGGCCAGCTGTACGTTTCCGGTCGTCTGAAAGACATGATCATCGTGCGGGGCGTGAATCGATACCCGCAAGACATCGAAGCGACTGTGGAACGCGCCAGCGATGTCATCCAAGCGGGTTCCGTCGCAGCGTTTGCCATGAACCACGACGACCGCGAACAGTTGGTGATCGTCGCCGAGGCGGTTCGGCGCCGTGATCACGACTGGGATAGGGAACTGCAGCGTATCCGCCGCGCGGTAACCGAAGAACATGAATTGCCGCCTGATGCGGTCTACATCGTTCGCAACAGCAGTGTTCCCAAGACCAGCAGTGGCAAGATCCAGCGTCACGCTTGTCTGCATGCGGTTCGCGACGGCAATTTGAAACTGATCGCCAAATGGGTGCGTTGGGAAGAAGACGGCACGTCGGTGACGGCCGATGGCGATGCGGTTCCCATGATGCGTGCCGCCGCGGCGACCGGTTCCGATCCCGACCAAGCCGCAAACCGTGATTTGAATCCGGCGATTGTTGATGCCGTGCTGCACCATATTCGTCGGGTGGCCGGTGATCGTGCCACAACGCTTCACCTGGACACCAACATCGTCTTGGACCTGGGGCTGGACAGTCTGGAGCGACTGGAAATCGCCCAGAATCTAGAACGCACCTTCGGCGGACGATTCCCCGAACAAGTCCTGGATGAAATTGAAACGGTTGCGCAAACCGCTTCGGCCATCGAACGCTACCTTCCGCCCGGCGGTGAGAGCAGGGCAAAGACGTTGCTGGACCAAGCGTCGGATCAGCCCGTTGACGCCGACTCGGAAACGCCCACCGCGCCCCGACAAGTCGTTGAACCGGAGTTCGACATCAGCCAGTTTGCCGAATACCGGCGGCTGAAAGCGACCATGCAGCAGATGGCCATGACGGGGGTCCCCAATCCCTACTTCACGGTTCACGAACAAGTTGTCAACGACCGGACACGGATCGACGGTCGTGAATTGATCAGTTTTGCCAGTTACAACTACTTGGGCATGAGCGGGCATCCGGCGGTGACCGCTGCCGCCGCCGAAGCGGTGAAAAAGTACGGGACCAGTGTTTCGGCCAGTCGTTTGGTTTCGGGCGAAAAACCGATCCACGGGCAACTCGAACAATTGATCGCCGATTGGGTGGGTGTGGACGCTTCGATCACCATGGTGGGCGGTCATGCGACCAACGAAACGACGATTGGTCACTTGGTCGGTCACGGTGACCTGATCATTCACGATGCGCTTGCCCACAACAGCATCGTCCAGGGTGCGTTGTTGTCGGGCGCGAAACGCCGGCCTTTCCCGCACAACGATTACGAGACGCTTGATCGCGTGCTTTCGGATTGCCGATCCCAGTACCGCCGCGTGCTGATCGTGATTGAGGGCGTATACAGCATGGACGGCGATTTCGCCGATGTGCCGGAGTTCGTCAAAGTCAAGAAACGGCACCAAGCGATGCTGATGGTGGACGAAGCCCACAGTTTCGGCACGATGGGGGCAACCGGACACGGGATCGCGGAGCACTTCGCGATGGACGCCCGTGAAGTCGATATCTGGATGGGCACCCTTAGCAAGTCGGCCGCATCGTGTGGCGGGTACATCGCCGGCAGCAAGGAATTGATCGAATTGCTGCGTTACACCGCCCCCGGTTTCGTCTTCAGCGTCGGCATGCCGCCGGCCCAGGTGGCCGCTGCGATCGCGTCATTGCAGACGCTGGACGCGGAACCCGAACGGGTTCAAAAACTGCGTGAAAACAGCGAATTGTTTTTATCGCTGTGTCAGGATCGTGGGCTGGACACGGGCGACAGTGGTCAAACGCCAGTGGTTCCCGTGATCACGGGCAATTCGATGGTGGCGCTTCGGCTGTCACACCGGCTGAAGGCGGATGGAATCAACGTCCAGCCAATTCTGTACCCCGCCGTCGACGAATCAGCGGCTAGATTGCGGTTTTTCATCACTTGCGAGCACAGCGAAGACCAAATTCGGTTCACCGTCGAACGTACCGCCCACCACTTGGCGGAACTGGGATTCCAAACGGCTTCGGTCGCCGGATGACTCTGTCCGTGGCGTCGCACCGACGCGGCGTGCCGCTGTAGTGACTTGCCAAAGGCGACGGCTGCTTTAAAATCTGAGTTTGTCGCGAAGTCGTCCTGTCTTGATCGGAGTGTTGATGCGGCTGCAACACGGACAAAACGACGGTCGCGACGCATGCCAATCAAAAAGGGAGAAACACACTTGCTAACCGAAGCCACTGTCGAGAAAAAATTTCGCGGTTTGGTCAGCGATCCAAACCGAACCGAAGACGCCTTCGACAAGGCGGAGGAGCTTCTAGAAGAGGAGCTTCGCCCCGAAAGCCCGCTTCGCCACCGCTTGAGCGTCGAATTGGAAGAGCTGCGAGAA is from Crateriforma conspicua and encodes:
- a CDS encoding aminotransferase class I/II-fold pyridoxal phosphate-dependent enzyme — protein: MDLSFYGDDQLPPQDNFPGILSHWAMLRGDQPAYYFTDAETLEEKLTYRELWDEVRGLAGYLQSRCGIRPGDRVLLIYPPGLDFVIGFYACHAAGAIAVPAFPPRRNRKASRIRSIVVDADARWALSTQSVVEQLTGDQFHEDLLGVQMLGTDDPSTRKPDRWRRPKLDGDSLAVLQYTSGSTGSPKGVMLTQRNLVTNTKFIKQAFEPPADTVAMTWLPTYHDMGLVGGVLMPMFVGVPNVLMSPMTFLQRPSRWFQSISKYGVTVSGGPNFAYQLCVDKIDDSELEGVDLSTFKIAFNGAEPIRASTLDAFTRRFEKYGFDHRSHLPCYGMAETTLLVTGGPSNPRPVTSWFDGGALDEKAVRPASEDQQGARQLVACGRVLEDESVLVVDPETCEVNASDAIGEIWVQSDCVGQGYWRRTEDSERTFNAFTADGDGPYLRTGDLGFLYEGQLYVSGRLKDMIIVRGVNRYPQDIEATVERASDVIQAGSVAAFAMNHDDREQLVIVAEAVRRRDHDWDRELQRIRRAVTEEHELPPDAVYIVRNSSVPKTSSGKIQRHACLHAVRDGNLKLIAKWVRWEEDGTSVTADGDAVPMMRAAAATGSDPDQAANRDLNPAIVDAVLHHIRRVAGDRATTLHLDTNIVLDLGLDSLERLEIAQNLERTFGGRFPEQVLDEIETVAQTASAIERYLPPGGESRAKTLLDQASDQPVDADSETPTAPRQVVEPEFDISQFAEYRRLKATMQQMAMTGVPNPYFTVHEQVVNDRTRIDGRELISFASYNYLGMSGHPAVTAAAAEAVKKYGTSVSASRLVSGEKPIHGQLEQLIADWVGVDASITMVGGHATNETTIGHLVGHGDLIIHDALAHNSIVQGALLSGAKRRPFPHNDYETLDRVLSDCRSQYRRVLIVIEGVYSMDGDFADVPEFVKVKKRHQAMLMVDEAHSFGTMGATGHGIAEHFAMDAREVDIWMGTLSKSAASCGGYIAGSKELIELLRYTAPGFVFSVGMPPAQVAAAIASLQTLDAEPERVQKLRENSELFLSLCQDRGLDTGDSGQTPVVPVITGNSMVALRLSHRLKADGINVQPILYPAVDESAARLRFFITCEHSEDQIRFTVERTAHHLAELGFQTASVAG